In Clostridium omnivorum, the DNA window CCATGTATTCTATGTACATGTTAAACCTGAAGATGCTGAAGAAATAGTTAATGAGCATCTTGTAAATGGAAAAGTAATTGATAGATTACTTTATGAAGAACCATCATTAAAAGAAAAAGTTAAAAAACAAGAAGAGATGTCTTTCTATAAGAAACAAGAAAGAATAGCTCTTAGAAACTGCGGTTTTATAAACCCAGAAGATATAAAAGAGTCTATTGCAAATGAAGGTTACCTTGCTCTAGGTAAGGTGTTAACTACAATGACTCCTGATGATTTAATTCAAAATATGATTGCTTCAGGTCTTCGTGGACGTGGAGGCGGCGGATTCCCAACTGGTCAAAAATGGTTATTTGCCAAGAGAAATGATGCTGATCAAAAATATGTAATCTGTAATGCTGACGAAGGAGACCCAGGTGCATTTATGGATCGTTCCATACTTGAAGGAGATCCAAACAGTGTTATAGAAGCAATGGCTATAGCTGGTTATGCTATAGGCGCTAGCGAAGGTTACATTTATATAAGAGCTGAGTATCCACTAGCTATTGATAGACTAAGAATAGCTATAGCACAAGCTAGAGAACTTGGATTACTTGGTAAGAACATTTTAGGAACTAACTTTGACTTTGATATATTCATAAAATATGGTGCTGGAGCTTTCGTATGTGGAGAAGAAACTGCTCTAATTCACTCAATCGAAGGAAACCGTGGAGAGCCAACAACTAAGCCACCATTCCCTGCACAAAGCGGATTATGGAATAAGCCAACTATCGTAAACAACGTTGAAACTTATGCTAATATACCACCAATCATACTAAAAGGTGCAGATTGGTTCAGTTCTATGGGAACTAAGACTTCCAAGGGAACTAAAGTTTTCGCACTAGCTGGTAAGATTAACAATGTTGGTCTTGTTGAAATACCAATGGGAACAACTCTAAGAGAAATAATATATGATATAGGTGGAGGAATTAAGAACGGACGTAAGTTTAAGGCTGTACAAACAGGTGGTCCATCTGGAGGATGTATTCCAGCTTCCAATCTTGACATTGCAATTGACTATGAATCCCTAAATGCTATAGGCTCAATGATGGGTTCAGGTGGAATGATAGTAATGGATGAAGATAACTGTATGGTTGATATAGCTAAATTCTATCTAGAATTTACTGTTGAAGAATCCTGTGGAAAATGTTCACCTTGCCGTATAGGAAATAAGAGATTACTTGAAATATTAACTAGGATTACTCAAGGAAAGGGAACTGAGCAAGACTTAGAAGACTTAAAAGAGCTAGCAGAAACTATTAAAGATACTTCTCTTTGCGGTCTTGGTCAAACAGCTCCAAATCCAGTTTTAAGTACAATGAAATACTTTATGGATGAGTACGAAGCTCACATAAAGGAACACAGATGTCCTGCTGGAGTTTGTCAAGCATTACTTCAATATCAAATCACTGACAAGTGTATAGGATGTACAAAATGTGCTAGACAATGTCCTGTTTCCTGTATCTCTGGAAAAGTTAAAGAAAAGCACGTTATTGGTCAAGATAAGTGTATCAAATGCGGAGCTTGTCAAACAGCTTGTCCAGTTAAAGCTATAATTAAGAAGTAATTAATTATTAGCTTAGTTAATGAATTTTACAAATTTAAATAGATTATAGAATTAAAATTTCTTATGAATTATTCGAAAGAGGTGAATGTTTTGAGTTTAGTAACTGTAACTATAAATAATAGACAAGTTCAAGTAGAAGAGGGAACTACTATTTTAGAAGCTGCTAAATTACTCAATATAAAAATTCCTACACTATGTCACCTAAACTTACATGACACAAAGATGGTTAACCAAACCGCTTCCTGCCGTGTATGTGTAGTTGAAGTAGAAGGTAGAAGAAATCTAGCACCAGCATGTGCTACCCCAGTATTCAACAACATGGTTGTTAAGACAAATACTATAAAAGCAATAAGAGCTAGAAGAACAGTAGTAGAATTATTACTTTCTGACCATCCAAAGGATTGCTTAGTATGTGAAAAGAATACTAACTGTGAATTACAACAATTAGCTGCTGATTTGGAAGTTCGTGATATTCCTTATCAAGGAGAAATTTCATCTTATGAAATAGATAACTCCAGTCATTCTATAGTTAGAAACCTTGACAAGTGTATACTATGTCGTCGTTGCGAAACTATGTGTAATAAGGTACAAACTGTTAACGTACTTTCTGGAATAAATAGAGGATTCCAAACAGTTGTTGCACCAGCATATTCATTACCAATGGATGAAACATCCTGTACTTTCTGCGGACAATGCGTTGCTGTGTGTCCAACTGGAGCTCTAACAGAAGTTAACAATGTTAAAAAAGTATGGAGAGCTTTAAACAACAAGGATAAGTATGTTGTAGTTCAAACTGCTCCTGCAGTAAGAGTTGCTCTTGGTGAAGAATTCGGATTAGAGCCAGGAACTCCTGTTACTGGTAAAATGGTATCTGCATTAAGATCCTTAGGCTTCGATAAAGTATTCGATACTGACTTCGCTGCTGACTTAACTATAATGGAAGAAGCTTCTGAGCTTATTCATAGAATACAACACGGTGGCAGACTTCCAATACTAACAAGCTGCTGCCCAGGCTGGGTTAAGTTCTTTGAACACCAATTCCCAGACCTACTAGATATACCATCATCTTGTAAATCACCACACGAAATGTTTGGTGCTATAACTAAAACTTACTATGCAGAGAAAATGGGCATAGATCCAAAGAATATAGTAGTTGTTTCAGTAATGCCTTGTCTAGCTAAGAAGTATGAAGCTGCAAGACCTGAACTTTCAAACGACGGATTACAAGACGTTGATATAGTTATAACTACTAGAGAGCTTGGCAAGATGCTTAAGGAAGCTGGAGTTGATTTCAACAGCTTAGAAGATGGCGAATTTGATAATCCACTTGGAGAATCAACAGGAGCATCTGTAATCTTCGGAACAACTGGTGGAGTTATAGAAGCTGCTTTAAGAACTGCTTACGAATGGTTAACAAATGAAACTCTAGAGCAAGTTGAATTCCATGCATTAAGAGGTATGGACGGAGTTAAGGAAGCTACCGTTAAAGTTAACGATATGGACATTAACATAGCTGTTGCTCACGGGCTTGGAAATGCTAGAAAGATTCTTGAAGCTATCCAAAGAGGAGAAGCTAACTATCAAGCTATAGAAATAATGGCTTGCCCAGGTGGATGTATAAATGGAGGCGGACAGCCTTATAACCACGGAGATGTAGATGTAATTAAGAAACGTATGGAAGGTCTTTATATAGAGGATAGAGGTAAGGCTTTAAGAAAGTCTCATGAAAATCCTGGTATAAAGAAGTTATATGAAGAATTCCTTGGTGAACCATACGGTGAAAAGGCTCATCACCTACTACACACTCATTATACAAAGAGAACTAAGCTATAATATAAAAGGATGGAGAAAGCTCCATCCTTTTTTTATTTCTTCCAATTGCTCATAAGTATATCATAAAGTTCTTTTGTCTTAGCTGCATCTTTGTAGTTTATAATAACACGATCTTTATCTGAAATAATGTATATTACGGGTGCCTTTCTATCCTTAATGAAAAGAGTGCTCTCCCCAAGCCCCTGTAAAACAAATTTGCCCTTCATTGTCTTATTGTTATAAGAGCCTACAATTTTCCTATCATACCTTGGTATAGTGTCTTTCATGCTTATTTCTGTAATGTCCTTAAAATAAAGCTTTTTACCATACATGCCATCAAAACTAACGAAGTCAGAGTTTACAGAAACATTGACTTCTCTTGCCCCAAACAGTATTAGCCCAACTATCATTGCAATTATTATTAAGCTTAGCACTGTTAAAAGTTTTGTTTGTCCTTTCATAAATAATCCCCCTTAAATACCCCTATAAATTAACTATGCTTAAAATATAAGTATAGTTTAAAATTCTGATATAAAATTATAATTTATCTTTAAGAATGAGTCCGTTATAAAATCCCCACAGGATAAATCTTGATTTCCTGAATTTAAATTTTTATATCCTATACACTTCATGCCAGCATTCTTGGCTGCTTTAGTACCATTGCAGGAATCCTCTATAACAATACATTCCTCTGGTTTAACACCTAGCTTACTTGCTGCATATAAGAATACATCCGGTGCAGGCTTTGAATTTTCAACGTAATCCCCAGTCACAAGTTCATCAAAAAACTCCTGCAGCTCGTATCTTTTCACTACTATTTTTATAACGTCTAACGGAGAGGAAGATGCTATTGCGAGTTTTACTCCATTATCATGCAGCTCTTTTATAAATTCTCTAACTCCTTCAATTAGTACTACTTCATTTTTATCAGACTTTAGATATTCTAAATACTGAACTCTATCATTATTAACAAGTTCTTCTAAACTTTGCTTAAGCTCATTCTTAACCCTTAAGGTTTCCCACATATAATGAGAGGTTGTTCCCACAAAGCCCATGTGCTCCTCTTCAGTAACTGCTATTCCTAAATTTTTAAAAATCTCTTTTTCAAATTTAACGTGTGCTGGTTCACTGTCAATAATTACTCCATCCATATCAAATATAACTGCTTTTACCATTGTATCCTCCTGTTTTTGTGTATTTGTATAACCCTAGTATAATGTAAAATCATGCCCATTGGAATAACCTGAAGGCATGATTTTAAAATTGTGTTTCTATGTTAAAGGCTTATTTTCAGCATTTCCCTCTTCATAATTAACTTTTAGCAGTAAACCTCCTCCAATAACAAAAAGTATTACAAGACTAAATACACCTAATCTAGAATTGCCAGTTAATTGAGTAACTATAGCCATTAGAAATGGTCCAAGTATTGAAGAAAATCTACCAAGTATGTTGTAGAGTCCAAAAAACTCCGAGGACTTATTCTTAGGTATTATCTTGCCATAAAAAGAACGGCTTAGTGCTTGAATTCCACCTTGTGAGCTAGCTACCAGCATAGCTAAAATCCAGTAACCTAGTACAGACTTAATAAAATAAGCATAAAAGGTGAGTCCCGTATATACTACTATTCCAATAAGCAGCATATTCTTTGCAGAGTACTTTTCTGCAAGCTTACCATAGAGAATAGCAAATGGAAAGGCAACAAATTGTACCACTAATAAAATTATAAGCAAATTAT includes these proteins:
- a CDS encoding NADH-dependent [FeFe] hydrogenase, group A6, whose protein sequence is MSLVTVTINNRQVQVEEGTTILEAAKLLNIKIPTLCHLNLHDTKMVNQTASCRVCVVEVEGRRNLAPACATPVFNNMVVKTNTIKAIRARRTVVELLLSDHPKDCLVCEKNTNCELQQLAADLEVRDIPYQGEISSYEIDNSSHSIVRNLDKCILCRRCETMCNKVQTVNVLSGINRGFQTVVAPAYSLPMDETSCTFCGQCVAVCPTGALTEVNNVKKVWRALNNKDKYVVVQTAPAVRVALGEEFGLEPGTPVTGKMVSALRSLGFDKVFDTDFAADLTIMEEASELIHRIQHGGRLPILTSCCPGWVKFFEHQFPDLLDIPSSCKSPHEMFGAITKTYYAEKMGIDPKNIVVVSVMPCLAKKYEAARPELSNDGLQDVDIVITTRELGKMLKEAGVDFNSLEDGEFDNPLGESTGASVIFGTTGGVIEAALRTAYEWLTNETLEQVEFHALRGMDGVKEATVKVNDMDINIAVAHGLGNARKILEAIQRGEANYQAIEIMACPGGCINGGGQPYNHGDVDVIKKRMEGLYIEDRGKALRKSHENPGIKKLYEEFLGEPYGEKAHHLLHTHYTKRTKL
- a CDS encoding HAD family hydrolase encodes the protein MVKAVIFDMDGVIIDSEPAHVKFEKEIFKNLGIAVTEEEHMGFVGTTSHYMWETLRVKNELKQSLEELVNNDRVQYLEYLKSDKNEVVLIEGVREFIKELHDNGVKLAIASSSPLDVIKIVVKRYELQEFFDELVTGDYVENSKPAPDVFLYAASKLGVKPEECIVIEDSCNGTKAAKNAGMKCIGYKNLNSGNQDLSCGDFITDSFLKINYNFISEF
- the nuoF gene encoding NADH-quinone oxidoreductase subunit NuoF; translation: MNKISSFEELQQLYTEFKPLLSLRKQEEAKDTKVVRNIQVCGGTGCKASQSDLIVKNLEDCLEKAGLAEEVSVSITGCFGFCEKGPIVKISPDHVFYVHVKPEDAEEIVNEHLVNGKVIDRLLYEEPSLKEKVKKQEEMSFYKKQERIALRNCGFINPEDIKESIANEGYLALGKVLTTMTPDDLIQNMIASGLRGRGGGGFPTGQKWLFAKRNDADQKYVICNADEGDPGAFMDRSILEGDPNSVIEAMAIAGYAIGASEGYIYIRAEYPLAIDRLRIAIAQARELGLLGKNILGTNFDFDIFIKYGAGAFVCGEETALIHSIEGNRGEPTTKPPFPAQSGLWNKPTIVNNVETYANIPPIILKGADWFSSMGTKTSKGTKVFALAGKINNVGLVEIPMGTTLREIIYDIGGGIKNGRKFKAVQTGGPSGGCIPASNLDIAIDYESLNAIGSMMGSGGMIVMDEDNCMVDIAKFYLEFTVEESCGKCSPCRIGNKRLLEILTRITQGKGTEQDLEDLKELAETIKDTSLCGLGQTAPNPVLSTMKYFMDEYEAHIKEHRCPAGVCQALLQYQITDKCIGCTKCARQCPVSCISGKVKEKHVIGQDKCIKCGACQTACPVKAIIKK